The sequence TCTGGGTCGGAAAAGATTAAAGTCCCCCTTTGAAGGGGGAAGCGAACGGAGTGAGCTGGGGGATGGCTTTCTAAGTTCTGAATTGACAAACTCTTGGTTCTGAGGCATTACACCCCTCCCGGCTAAAGCCGTACTCCCCTCTTTTAGACTTCCTGCGAAAAGTTTCGTTGGTTTAAACCAACGAAAAAAAGCTACCGAACCCCGACAGGCAACCTCTGTTCCCCTTTGGGAAAAACCCATCCCTTGAACCGAAAGCCTGTCGGTGGCAGGTAGTTATCTTAACCCAAATAGTATGGGAAGATCACCTTCATAAAAGAGGCGGGAAGATAACTACTCGGCAGCTTATTCATTCAAACTTAAAATAGGTGAATCATGATGAAAATTACAATTATATGGCGTTTTATTGTTGGCATCGATATCTCAAAAAAACAGTTGGACTGCTATTTGTTGGATCGAAAAACCGGCGGAGGCTATGAGTGTCAGGTTCCAAATACCTGCGAGGGATTTGAGCAACTGGCCAGCTGGTTGGCCGATCACGAGGCCGATCCGTCCCAGACAAAGCTCATCAGTGAGCATACCGGACGCTATGGGGAGCATCTGCTGCGGTGGACCACAACCAACCAGTGGGCGCATGCGGTCGTAAAAACCACGGCGCTGAACAAAGTCGGCAACGAGCACCATCGCAAGACCGATGCCGTTGACGCCGAAGACCTGGCAGACTACGGGGTTCGCTACAGCGACGAAATTTCGCTGACGAGGGCCCCAAAACCGGCCATAGGGCAGATAAAGCGCCTTCAGGCCGAACGACGTGCGATGGTGGATCGGCGGGCCGCTTTGAGGAGTAAACTCACCGAAGCCGACATCCACGACGCCGACATGGAGCGTCTTACGGGCATGTGGTCCCAGCAAATCGCCCTGCTCACCGAGCATATCACTGAGATCGAAGCCCGCATCAAAGAGCTGATCAATGAGGACACGGCTATAAAGAATCGGTATCAGATGATGCGCAGCGCACCCGGAATAGGAAAGGTACTGGGACCTTTATGGATAAGCCTGTTCGCTGGCCAGCAGACCCTGGATGCTCGCAAGATTTCTTCCCGCTTCGGGTTTGCTCCACACCCGTACCAATCCGGCAGCTCGGTGAAACGCACCGACTATAGTAGCGGATTTGGCAATTCTGAAGTCAGGCGGGTGATGCATCAAGTAGCCCTGAGCGTCAAAACCCATTACCCGCATTACCGGGAGTATTACGAGAAAAAACGGGCCGAAGGAAAAGAGCATCTGTTGGTGATCAATAATATTATAAATAAATTGATTCGGCTGTACTGCGCCATGTGGAATAACCGCGCAGAATACGATCCCGACTACATTCAAAAAAATAAACACAAATGGAAAAAATCCGCTTAAACCACTTGATTTAGTCATAGTATTCAAGGGGAGATTGATCATCCCCCATTGCCCCCTTCGAAGGGGGACACTTCACAATAAGGG comes from Balneolaceae bacterium and encodes:
- a CDS encoding transposase; amino-acid sequence: MMKITIIWRFIVGIDISKKQLDCYLLDRKTGGGYECQVPNTCEGFEQLASWLADHEADPSQTKLISEHTGRYGEHLLRWTTTNQWAHAVVKTTALNKVGNEHHRKTDAVDAEDLADYGVRYSDEISLTRAPKPAIGQIKRLQAERRAMVDRRAALRSKLTEADIHDADMERLTGMWSQQIALLTEHITEIEARIKELINEDTAIKNRYQMMRSAPGIGKVLGPLWISLFAGQQTLDARKISSRFGFAPHPYQSGSSVKRTDYSSGFGNSEVRRVMHQVALSVKTHYPHYREYYEKKRAEGKEHLLVINNIINKLIRLYCAMWNNRAEYDPDYIQKNKHKWKKSA